A part of Desulfobacter sp. genomic DNA contains:
- a CDS encoding NAD(P)-dependent oxidoreductase produces the protein MEKKLKIGFIGLGKMGSGICGNIQKAGFPLSVYNRTQSKMKPFVETGAFGCNSPKEAAERSDIVLTSLMDDQSMIEATTGESGILAGLKKGGIHICLTTISIKTAETLERRHQENGCTYLSGPVVGRPDVAIEGKLKTFMSGDVKAIESCKPLVESYAAMCLPIGNTASEAISMKVCANYMAISQMEMMGELYTFAEKSGLNLDILQMMFQMAFAESTLKMYAEKIKNRDFDKAGFDLVGGLKDVKIYEEAFTNVYAIPSIARIVKDKMLTAIALGMGKKDWSTTYEITRLQAGLRD, from the coding sequence ATGGAAAAAAAATTAAAAATCGGATTTATCGGCCTTGGGAAAATGGGTTCCGGCATATGCGGTAATATTCAGAAGGCAGGTTTCCCATTGTCAGTTTACAACCGGACGCAATCAAAGATGAAACCTTTTGTAGAGACAGGTGCATTTGGGTGTAACTCCCCAAAAGAAGCGGCAGAGAGGTCTGATATTGTCCTCACCAGCTTAATGGATGATCAATCAATGATAGAAGCGACGACGGGTGAATCCGGTATTCTTGCCGGGTTGAAAAAAGGGGGTATCCACATTTGTTTGACAACCATCAGTATAAAAACAGCAGAGACGCTTGAAAGGCGGCATCAGGAAAATGGATGCACGTATCTTTCAGGTCCTGTGGTTGGGCGCCCAGATGTGGCTATTGAAGGTAAATTAAAGACCTTTATGTCAGGAGACGTAAAGGCCATTGAAAGCTGCAAGCCTTTAGTTGAGAGCTATGCAGCAATGTGCCTTCCAATTGGAAATACTGCATCGGAGGCAATTTCCATGAAAGTTTGCGCCAACTACATGGCCATATCCCAAATGGAAATGATGGGCGAGCTATACACTTTCGCCGAAAAAAGTGGGCTTAACCTGGATATTCTTCAGATGATGTTTCAGATGGCCTTTGCGGAATCTACTTTGAAAATGTATGCAGAAAAGATTAAAAATCGTGATTTTGATAAAGCTGGATTTGATTTAGTGGGAGGCTTGAAGGACGTAAAAATATACGAAGAGGCATTTACCAACGTGTATGCTATTCCAAGTATAGCAAGAATAGTGAAGGACAAAATGCTAACGGCGATAGCTCTCGGCATGGGGAAAAAGGATTGGAGTACAACCTATGAAATAACCCGGTTGCAAGCAGGATTAAGAGATTGA
- a CDS encoding D-tyrosyl-tRNA(Tyr) deacylase, producing MKAIVQRVSKAQVTVDNTVISSIGRGIMVLLGVARGDGQAEADYLADKITNLRIFEDDQGKMNRSLLDVGGELLVVSQFTLLGDCRKGRRPSFIGAAPPEEADRLYTYFAQKAAESGISVQTGQFQANMDVELINQGPVTLVVESKPK from the coding sequence ATGAAAGCAATTGTACAACGGGTCTCCAAGGCCCAGGTGACGGTGGACAATACCGTCATCTCCAGCATCGGCAGGGGCATCATGGTGCTTCTGGGCGTGGCCAGGGGAGACGGCCAGGCCGAGGCCGACTACCTGGCGGATAAAATCACCAATCTGAGAATTTTTGAGGACGACCAGGGCAAAATGAACCGCTCCCTTCTGGATGTGGGCGGAGAACTATTGGTGGTCTCCCAGTTTACCCTGCTGGGGGACTGCCGCAAGGGCCGCCGCCCCAGCTTCATAGGAGCGGCCCCCCCAGAGGAGGCCGACCGCCTCTATACCTATTTTGCCCAAAAAGCGGCAGAGAGCGGCATTTCCGTACAAACCGGGCAGTTCCAGGCCAATATGGATGTTGAACTGATCAACCAGGGGCCGGTGACCCTGGTGGTGGAATCCAAACCCAAATGA
- a CDS encoding 6-carboxytetrahydropterin synthase: MLTITKELRFDAAHRLFLSHLSEKENFELFGKCSRFHGHTYRLRITVAGPVGPSGMIINFTALKAIVKEEILSRYDHADLNELEEYQDCPPTAENMSLFIFSRLQAALGAKGVALKKIRLYETPDSWAEVDDDT; the protein is encoded by the coding sequence ATGCTTACCATTACCAAAGAACTGCGCTTTGATGCGGCCCACAGGCTGTTTCTTTCCCACCTTTCGGAAAAGGAAAACTTTGAACTCTTCGGGAAATGCTCCCGGTTCCACGGGCACACCTACCGTTTAAGGATCACGGTGGCAGGACCGGTGGGGCCGTCGGGAATGATCATCAATTTTACGGCACTCAAGGCCATTGTCAAAGAAGAAATCCTCTCCCGGTACGACCATGCCGACCTCAATGAACTGGAGGAATACCAGGACTGCCCGCCCACGGCGGAAAACATGTCCCTGTTCATCTTCAGCAGGCTTCAGGCGGCCCTGGGAGCCAAGGGCGTAGCGCTGAAAAAAATACGGCTGTACGAAACCCCGGATTCCTGGGCGGAGGTTGATGATGACACTTAA
- a CDS encoding trypsin-like peptidase domain-containing protein → MRHLALICLAISLLPGFPAAARGNPAILDRDAHIAQLIARVKASTMAVGTYKFSEKPPARFLGTGFIIGDGTRVVTNHHVIAPIKEKKRLFYLHIFNTALPKKRLKATLIADDAFHDLAILRIDKKLPALALARPGAVQEGHAVAFTGYPIGFVLGLNPTTHTGIVSAIAPIILPSLHGSMIDGKMLKHLRKPYDILQIDAVAFPGNSGSPVYRIATGEVVGVINKVFIKGKKEHALKDPTGLTYAIPAKYIQDLAVRDLAGQP, encoded by the coding sequence ATGAGACACCTTGCTTTAATATGTCTGGCGATTTCGCTTCTACCCGGTTTCCCGGCTGCAGCCCGGGGCAACCCGGCCATTCTGGACAGGGACGCCCATATTGCCCAATTGATTGCAAGGGTAAAAGCATCCACCATGGCTGTGGGCACCTACAAATTCAGCGAAAAGCCACCGGCCCGGTTTTTGGGTACGGGATTCATCATCGGAGACGGCACCCGGGTGGTCACCAACCACCATGTGATCGCCCCCATCAAGGAGAAAAAACGCCTCTTTTACCTGCACATTTTCAATACCGCCCTGCCGAAAAAACGGCTCAAGGCCACCCTCATCGCCGATGATGCCTTCCATGACCTGGCCATTCTCAGGATCGATAAAAAACTGCCCGCCCTGGCCCTGGCCCGGCCCGGCGCCGTTCAGGAGGGCCACGCCGTGGCATTCACCGGCTATCCCATCGGCTTTGTCCTGGGACTGAACCCCACCACCCACACCGGAATCGTCTCGGCCATCGCCCCCATCATCCTGCCTTCCCTCCACGGCAGCATGATCGACGGAAAAATGCTCAAACACCTGCGAAAACCCTACGATATTCTCCAGATCGACGCCGTGGCCTTCCCCGGCAACAGCGGCAGCCCCGTCTACCGCATTGCCACAGGAGAGGTGGTCGGCGTCATCAACAAGGTGTTCATTAAAGGCAAAAAAGAGCACGCCCTCAAAGACCCCACCGGCCTGACCTATGCCATACCCGCCAAATACATCCAGGACCTTGCCGTCCGGGACCTTGCCGGGCAGCCTTGA
- a CDS encoding RNA methyltransferase → MNPDNLYVILVRPQGPINIGSVCRGMMNFGFTRLRLVDPCKEYKSLPAKKMALTAFHLLENAEIFNTLEEALHDIHTAYGTTRRFGKYRKNFLTPATAGEHIASDQDHMTSALVMGPEDTGLETRDLDLCQQFITIPTHDAYPSMNLSHSISVLLYEIAIKSDTGKKFYDPKVKDPATGKEMESMFAHMRNTLLDIDYLDPQNPDHLLRTFRRIFGNAGLSSRDVRILRGLMSRIDWTEEERRKYSPGEPEQD, encoded by the coding sequence ATGAATCCTGACAACCTTTACGTCATTCTGGTCCGGCCCCAGGGCCCCATAAATATCGGCTCCGTCTGCCGGGGCATGATGAACTTCGGCTTTACCCGGCTGCGCCTGGTCGATCCCTGCAAGGAATACAAAAGCCTGCCGGCCAAAAAAATGGCCCTCACCGCCTTCCACCTGCTGGAGAATGCTGAAATTTTCAACACCCTTGAAGAGGCCCTCCACGATATCCACACCGCCTACGGCACCACCCGGCGCTTCGGCAAATACCGGAAAAACTTTCTGACCCCGGCCACCGCAGGAGAACATATCGCCTCGGACCAGGACCATATGACCTCGGCCCTGGTCATGGGCCCCGAGGACACCGGGCTGGAAACCCGTGACCTGGACCTCTGCCAGCAGTTCATTACCATCCCCACCCACGACGCCTATCCGTCAATGAACCTAAGCCACTCCATCTCCGTGCTCCTCTATGAAATCGCCATAAAATCGGATACCGGGAAAAAATTCTACGACCCCAAGGTCAAGGACCCGGCCACGGGAAAAGAGATGGAATCCATGTTCGCCCACATGCGCAACACCCTGCTGGACATTGATTACCTGGATCCCCAGAATCCGGACCACCTGTTGCGGACATTCCGGCGGATTTTCGGCAACGCCGGGCTTTCTTCCAGGGATGTGCGGATTTTAAGGGGATTAATGTCCCGCATCGACTGGACCGAAGAGGAGCGCAGGAAATACAGCCCCGGAGAACCGGAACAGGATTAG
- a CDS encoding histidinol-phosphatase — protein sequence MKINGPISLHGGHSGQFCCHAENSLEEIIQAYMARGFTAVGISEHMPMPSDALCYPDEIEQGMTAADLKKRFALYFKELDRLKNAYGDQITIYRGFETEMVKGALDLAKELIREFEPDYIVGSVHHVNDRCFDYSQEDYQSIARDCGSMEAMYQAYFDQQFEMIQTLRPFVVGHFDIIRIYDENYPARLAAPAIKEKINRNLELIRDLGLVLDYNLRPLSRGEKRPYLDGAILEQARAMGIPVVPGDDAHSKAQAGAFVNAAVQTLSELGFSTQWPVPRIIPPAISATIPAKG from the coding sequence ATGAAAATAAACGGACCCATATCCCTCCACGGCGGGCACTCGGGGCAGTTTTGCTGCCATGCCGAAAACAGCCTGGAAGAAATCATTCAGGCATATATGGCCCGGGGTTTCACCGCCGTGGGCATCAGCGAACACATGCCCATGCCCTCGGATGCCCTGTGCTATCCCGATGAAATAGAACAGGGCATGACCGCAGCGGATCTGAAAAAACGGTTTGCCCTTTATTTTAAAGAACTGGACCGGCTCAAAAATGCCTATGGCGACCAAATAACCATATACAGGGGATTTGAAACCGAGATGGTCAAAGGCGCCCTGGACCTGGCCAAGGAATTGATCCGGGAATTTGAGCCGGATTATATTGTGGGATCGGTCCACCATGTCAATGACCGCTGTTTTGACTACTCCCAAGAGGATTACCAGTCCATCGCCCGGGACTGCGGTTCCATGGAGGCCATGTACCAGGCCTATTTCGACCAGCAGTTTGAGATGATCCAGACCCTGCGCCCCTTTGTGGTGGGGCATTTTGACATCATCCGTATCTATGACGAAAATTATCCGGCCCGGCTGGCAGCCCCCGCCATCAAGGAAAAAATCAACCGCAACCTGGAACTGATACGGGATCTGGGCCTGGTGCTGGACTACAACCTGCGGCCCCTTTCAAGGGGGGAAAAGCGGCCTTATCTGGATGGCGCAATCCTGGAACAGGCCAGGGCAATGGGAATCCCGGTGGTGCCCGGAGACGACGCCCACAGCAAGGCCCAGGCCGGCGCCTTTGTGAACGCGGCGGTGCAGACCCTTTCAGAACTTGGGTTTTCCACCCAATGGCCGGTCCCCAGAATCATCCCGCCAGCCATCTCCGCAACCATCCCTGCAAAAGGATAA
- a CDS encoding molybdopterin-dependent oxidoreductase, giving the protein MTTRRQVIKKIAHLLACAWILFGKFGTGAALAFGRFKKKILPKGTAMNTLISQNPAKLDTRLLDTSPEEEFDVMGQDIYDVDIKNWRLELSGAVKTPADYTYDDLFSLPSIEKNVLLICPGFFAYNARWKGISSRDLLSAAGLDPSATHVKFSGPEGIRKKTKKFTINEVMANDVFIAFQVNGKVLPQRHGFPARLVAGGHYGGEWVKYVNKMVVIAR; this is encoded by the coding sequence ATGACAACAAGACGGCAGGTCATAAAGAAAATAGCCCACCTTTTAGCCTGTGCCTGGATCCTGTTTGGAAAATTCGGTACCGGGGCAGCCCTGGCTTTTGGTCGATTCAAAAAGAAAATTCTGCCAAAAGGGACCGCCATGAATACCCTCATATCCCAAAACCCTGCCAAACTGGACACCAGGCTTCTGGACACCAGCCCTGAGGAAGAATTCGACGTCATGGGCCAGGACATATACGATGTGGATATCAAGAACTGGCGCTTGGAGTTATCCGGGGCCGTCAAAACCCCAGCAGATTATACGTATGACGATCTGTTCTCACTTCCTTCCATAGAAAAAAACGTGCTGCTGATCTGCCCTGGATTCTTTGCCTATAATGCCAGATGGAAAGGCATTTCATCCAGGGATCTGCTGTCAGCCGCCGGTCTTGATCCCAGTGCTACTCATGTAAAATTCAGCGGCCCGGAAGGCATACGAAAAAAAACAAAAAAATTCACCATCAATGAGGTCATGGCCAATGATGTGTTTATCGCTTTTCAGGTTAATGGCAAGGTCCTCCCCCAACGGCACGGTTTTCCTGCCCGCCTTGTCGCTGGTGGCCACTATGGCGGGGAGTGGGTCAAATATGTGAATAAAATGGTTGTGATCGCCCGATAG
- a CDS encoding radical SAM domain-containing protein, protein MDAKAPTDYPQIQYSTPDLSIELNCLGAREYTKISYPVKYGIFSRLETPELIMEFDLNHEIRHARGKTEKWLHPQEWLKRTKGNDWIYYSTGGYAGVVESIGEYYLPNLMYTTNSLLGGKPFKEPEVERLSTNWHRTLSNIGINRTGMPGPVMEWTDRVLAKTPEGLDSRACRLFEIPGGRVTVLPPDARHSDYDVIPLSIADGCLYKCRFCKIKNQKGFAPRSRQDIDGQLDRLIKVYKKDLINYNSLFLGEHDALNAPADLILYAARTAYQRLAFGRSIMKKPSLYIFGSVDALLNADEALFQGLNRMDYRTYINIGLESADQETLDRIGKPITRKKVIQAFLRMQEINQSYAAIEMSGNFIMDEGLPPAHNTTMMELVRDRLKFTQPKGSIYLSPLRFGRPSREVLFDFYHLKTRSRLPMFLYIIQRL, encoded by the coding sequence ATGGATGCCAAAGCCCCCACAGATTATCCCCAGATCCAGTACAGCACCCCGGACCTCTCCATTGAACTGAACTGCCTGGGGGCCAGGGAATACACAAAGATCTCCTATCCTGTGAAATACGGCATCTTCTCGCGGCTGGAGACCCCGGAACTGATCATGGAATTCGACCTTAACCATGAAATCCGACATGCCCGGGGCAAGACAGAGAAATGGCTCCATCCCCAGGAATGGCTCAAAAGGACCAAGGGCAACGACTGGATATACTACTCCACCGGCGGATATGCAGGGGTTGTTGAATCCATCGGCGAATACTACCTGCCCAACCTCATGTACACCACCAATTCCCTGCTCGGGGGAAAGCCCTTTAAGGAACCGGAGGTGGAACGGCTCTCCACCAACTGGCATCGCACCCTCTCGAACATCGGCATCAACCGTACCGGGATGCCCGGCCCGGTGATGGAATGGACGGACAGGGTACTGGCCAAAACGCCGGAAGGACTTGACAGCCGGGCCTGCCGTCTTTTTGAAATTCCCGGGGGCCGGGTAACCGTACTCCCACCGGATGCCCGGCATTCGGACTACGATGTCATCCCCCTGTCCATCGCCGACGGCTGCCTCTACAAATGCCGGTTCTGCAAAATAAAAAACCAAAAAGGATTTGCCCCGCGGTCCAGACAGGATATCGATGGGCAGCTGGACCGCCTCATCAAGGTATACAAAAAGGACCTGATCAATTACAACAGCCTCTTTCTGGGTGAGCACGATGCCCTCAACGCCCCGGCGGACTTGATTCTCTATGCGGCCCGTACCGCCTACCAGCGCCTTGCCTTTGGGCGGAGCATCATGAAAAAACCCAGCCTGTACATTTTCGGCTCCGTTGACGCCCTGCTCAATGCGGACGAGGCCCTGTTCCAGGGACTGAACCGAATGGACTACAGGACCTACATCAACATCGGCCTTGAATCCGCGGACCAGGAGACCCTGGACCGCATCGGCAAACCCATCACCCGAAAAAAAGTGATACAGGCATTCCTTCGGATGCAGGAAATCAACCAATCCTATGCCGCCATTGAAATGAGCGGCAATTTCATCATGGACGAGGGCCTGCCCCCCGCCCATAACACCACCATGATGGAACTGGTCCGGGACCGTTTGAAATTCACCCAGCCCAAAGGATCAATCTATCTTTCCCCCCTGCGGTTCGGCCGGCCCTCCCGGGAGGTGCTCTTTGATTTCTACCACCTGAAAACCCGCAGCCGCCTGCCCATGTTTTTGTATATCATCCAGCGGCTTTGA
- the queC gene encoding 7-cyano-7-deazaguanine synthase QueC, with translation MDHLQKADQTQTPDAVVVLSGGMDSAVLLAHTLDRGKRAAAVSFDYGSKHNNRELPMAAALCNTLNVPHTLIPLPFINALFSSSLLNSGEEIPEGAYDAENMKSTVVPFRNGIMLSIAAGYAESVGAAEVLLGSHAGDHFIYPDCRPEFNRAFSHAVHLGTGGQVEINFPFARMDKRDIGDLGRKLGLDFTQTWTCYKGGEIHCGVCGACDERKYALRHSQGMDPTGYRE, from the coding sequence ATGGATCACTTACAAAAAGCGGATCAGACCCAAACCCCGGATGCGGTGGTGGTCCTCTCCGGGGGCATGGATTCGGCCGTGCTCCTGGCCCATACCCTGGACCGGGGGAAGAGAGCGGCCGCCGTCAGCTTTGATTACGGATCCAAGCACAACAACCGGGAACTGCCCATGGCAGCAGCACTCTGCAACACCCTCAATGTGCCGCACACCCTCATCCCCCTGCCCTTTATCAACGCTCTTTTCTCATCCAGCCTGCTGAACAGCGGCGAAGAAATCCCGGAAGGGGCCTACGATGCGGAAAACATGAAAAGCACGGTGGTCCCGTTTCGCAACGGCATCATGCTCTCCATTGCCGCAGGATATGCGGAGTCCGTGGGGGCGGCGGAAGTGCTTCTGGGCTCCCATGCCGGTGACCACTTCATCTACCCGGACTGCCGCCCCGAATTCAACCGGGCCTTCTCACATGCCGTCCACCTGGGCACCGGCGGACAGGTGGAAATCAACTTCCCCTTTGCCCGGATGGACAAGCGGGATATCGGGGACCTGGGCAGAAAACTGGGGCTTGATTTTACTCAGACCTGGACCTGCTACAAGGGCGGAGAAATCCACTGCGGGGTATGCGGGGCCTGCGACGAACGCAAATACGCCCTTCGCCACAGCCAGGGCATGGACCCCACCGGTTACAGGGAATAA
- the queF gene encoding NADPH-dependent 7-cyano-7-deazaguanine reductase QueF, which produces MNPTEKRTIPLGTQVDHSPCYDPDHLFPVSRKEARDGLGISGTCLPFTGSDIWNAYELSWLDKKGKPRVALGELAVPCSSENIVESKSLKLYLNSFNQTRFASEKEVAQTIEKDLNRCTGGQVRLTLYPLETGHPYRVAQPPGECIDHLDIETDKYEINPDFLKTKKKEITETLYSNLLRTNCPVTRQPDWATVSVNYTGPAMARQGLLKYIISFRLHTGFHENCVERIFTDIMDRCRPRALTVYARFTRRGGIDINPFRTNTEELPANTRLVRQ; this is translated from the coding sequence ATGAACCCCACAGAAAAAAGAACCATCCCCCTGGGCACCCAGGTGGACCACAGTCCCTGCTACGACCCGGACCACCTATTCCCGGTTTCCAGAAAAGAGGCCCGGGACGGCCTGGGCATCTCCGGGACCTGCCTTCCCTTTACCGGCAGCGACATCTGGAATGCCTATGAACTCTCCTGGCTGGACAAAAAAGGCAAACCCCGGGTTGCCCTGGGAGAACTTGCGGTGCCCTGCAGTTCAGAAAATATTGTGGAATCCAAATCCCTAAAGCTTTACCTCAATTCATTCAACCAGACCCGGTTCGCCTCTGAAAAAGAGGTGGCCCAGACCATTGAAAAAGACCTGAACCGGTGTACGGGCGGTCAGGTCCGGCTCACCCTTTACCCGCTGGAAACCGGGCATCCCTATCGTGTTGCGCAGCCACCTGGAGAATGCATCGACCACCTGGACATCGAAACGGACAAATATGAAATCAATCCAGATTTTCTGAAAACAAAGAAAAAGGAAATAACGGAAACCCTGTACTCAAACCTGCTGAGGACCAACTGCCCGGTGACCCGGCAGCCCGACTGGGCCACGGTGTCCGTTAATTACACCGGCCCGGCAATGGCGCGCCAAGGCCTGCTGAAATACATTATCTCATTTCGCCTTCACACCGGATTCCATGAAAATTGTGTGGAACGGATTTTCACGGATATCATGGACCGCTGCCGCCCCAGGGCCCTCACTGTTTATGCCCGGTTCACCCGGCGGGGGGGCATCGACATCAATCCATTCAGGACCAATACGGAAGAACTGCCCGCCAATACCAGACTGGTCCGCCAATAA
- a CDS encoding 7-carboxy-7-deazaguanine synthase QueE — protein sequence MFSSIQGEGPFMGRPALFIRLSGCLPPFCPWCDTAYAQGPGNPVDIGDILSRAETDCTGLAVITGGEPFVQWKDGLDRLEAGLLDMGLRVQYETSGKRAIPEACQGYKVCSPKYLDGRWQVAPESITRADCFKFVADKDIEPIEAFIATHAIPPEKIWLMPLGDNREAQLRRTPDIWQYCVEKGFNFSPRLHTLAFNNKKGI from the coding sequence ATCTTTTCATCCATCCAGGGGGAGGGGCCCTTCATGGGGCGGCCGGCCCTGTTTATCCGGCTCAGCGGGTGCCTGCCCCCTTTCTGTCCCTGGTGCGACACCGCCTATGCCCAGGGCCCGGGCAACCCCGTCGACATCGGCGACATCCTCTCCCGGGCGGAAACTGACTGTACAGGCCTTGCGGTCATCACCGGCGGCGAACCCTTTGTCCAATGGAAAGACGGCCTGGACCGACTGGAGGCCGGCCTCCTGGATATGGGTCTTAGGGTCCAGTACGAAACCAGCGGCAAACGCGCCATTCCAGAGGCCTGCCAAGGGTACAAAGTCTGCTCCCCCAAATACCTGGACGGCCGCTGGCAGGTGGCCCCGGAAAGCATTACAAGGGCGGACTGTTTTAAATTTGTTGCGGATAAGGATATTGAACCCATTGAGGCATTCATCGCCACCCATGCCATCCCGCCGGAAAAAATCTGGCTGATGCCGCTTGGGGACAACCGGGAGGCCCAGCTTCGCCGGACCCCGGATATCTGGCAGTACTGCGTGGAAAAAGGCTTTAATTTTTCCCCCCGGCTCCACACCCTGGCCTTTAACAATAAAAAAGGAATTTAA
- a CDS encoding alkaline phosphatase has translation MVKAGVVAGCLVFGANAAMAGGKWENKWNHGHHYGWGAKNVIVMIPDGCDETVQTVARWYKGEDLEVDKMQNGTVKVHMANSVIPGSAAAATAFATGHKTTVRFLGVGPRTDDLLTGLESTAEPYAPVASVLEAAKRAGKAVGIVVTSRVTHATPAAFTSHIQDRGLDNDIMEHMVYNNIDVVFGGGARHLLPVGESYTTSFGATWSGKRTDNENLMQVLIDRGYRFIDSKEQMDSVDSGRVWGLFDDSHMQPDMDRQYFATHEPSLAEMVEKAIEILSQDPDGFLLMVEGSQVDWAGHNNDPIYMVRDFIAFDDAVNVANKFARRHHGTTVMAYPDHNTGGMKIGHYNTAMGYTETTIEDLVEPLKGMSMSANGVVAMMADKSDTALYDTVLDHWNIELTQADITEIRDLEPAVGLSYALARIVSKNHTVIGWTTHGHTGETVPLWMTGKPAPAGTIDNTDLAYIAADAIDVDLDRATRKLYVDLDTVTDDYTIEYTYQWVDDNGTPDDASDDEVIQENPVVKIGKIELPASKDYMIKNGRKIKLPGLTVYAPATGKVYLSKKALRKLYL, from the coding sequence ATGGTAAAGGCCGGTGTGGTCGCCGGCTGTCTGGTATTCGGGGCCAACGCTGCCATGGCCGGCGGCAAATGGGAAAATAAATGGAACCACGGTCACCACTACGGCTGGGGAGCAAAAAATGTGATCGTGATGATTCCGGATGGATGTGATGAAACCGTTCAAACCGTTGCCCGCTGGTATAAGGGAGAAGATCTGGAAGTGGATAAAATGCAGAACGGCACCGTTAAAGTCCATATGGCCAACTCTGTTATCCCGGGTTCCGCTGCGGCTGCCACGGCCTTTGCCACCGGCCATAAGACAACCGTACGCTTTCTGGGTGTAGGCCCCAGAACCGATGACCTGCTCACCGGCTTGGAATCGACTGCCGAGCCCTATGCCCCGGTTGCCAGTGTGCTCGAGGCCGCCAAACGTGCCGGCAAGGCCGTGGGCATCGTTGTCACCAGCCGGGTGACCCATGCCACCCCTGCTGCCTTTACCAGCCATATCCAGGACCGCGGTTTGGACAACGATATCATGGAACACATGGTCTATAATAATATTGATGTTGTTTTTGGCGGCGGCGCCCGCCACCTGCTTCCCGTCGGCGAGAGCTACACCACCAGTTTCGGTGCCACCTGGAGCGGCAAACGGACGGACAATGAAAACCTCATGCAGGTGCTGATTGACCGGGGATACCGGTTCATCGACAGCAAAGAACAGATGGATTCGGTTGATTCGGGCAGAGTGTGGGGCCTGTTCGACGACAGCCACATGCAGCCGGACATGGATCGTCAATACTTTGCCACCCATGAACCCTCTTTGGCGGAAATGGTTGAAAAGGCCATTGAGATCCTGTCCCAGGATCCCGACGGCTTCCTGCTCATGGTTGAAGGCTCCCAGGTGGACTGGGCCGGCCACAACAACGACCCCATTTACATGGTCAGGGATTTCATTGCCTTTGACGACGCGGTTAATGTGGCCAATAAATTTGCAAGAAGGCACCACGGCACTACCGTCATGGCCTACCCGGACCATAACACCGGCGGTATGAAAATCGGGCACTACAATACGGCAATGGGCTATACGGAAACCACGATTGAAGACCTGGTTGAGCCCCTCAAGGGGATGAGCATGTCTGCTAACGGTGTTGTGGCAATGATGGCGGACAAATCCGATACCGCACTTTACGACACTGTCCTTGATCACTGGAATATTGAATTGACACAGGCGGATATTACCGAAATTCGGGATCTGGAACCCGCTGTGGGGCTGAGCTATGCCCTGGCCCGGATTGTCAGCAAGAACCACACCGTTATCGGCTGGACCACCCACGGCCACACCGGGGAAACCGTTCCCCTGTGGATGACCGGCAAACCGGCCCCCGCCGGTACCATTGACAATACCGATTTGGCTTATATCGCCGCCGATGCCATTGACGTCGACCTGGACCGGGCCACCAGAAAGCTTTACGTTGACCTGGACACCGTTACAGACGACTATACCATTGAGTATACATACCAATGGGTGGATGACAACGGTACACCGGATGATGCCTCTGATGATGAAGTCATCCAGGAAAATCCTGTGGTGAAAATCGGCAAGATTGAACTGCCTGCAAGCAAAGACTATATGATCAAAAACGGGCGGAAAATCAAGCTGCCAGGCCTCACTGTTTATGCACCTGCCACCGGCAAGGTTTACCTTTCCAAAAAAGCCCTTCGCAAGCTCTATCTGTAG
- a CDS encoding Crp/Fnr family transcriptional regulator — protein MNETELIWNAIKPLSKKKEYPKKSWLLNEGDISKHLIFIESGCVRSWFNRDGDDITFQFFFEGSFVSSFESFRKSKPSLFNLETIEPSVLHRIHKDDLSAAEKSLPQLKDTVNELLSDRLYHYQKLFLSRIKNNPQRRYEELVKENPGIFKRVPHHYIASYLGITPVSLSRIRNKSKP, from the coding sequence ATGAATGAAACTGAGCTTATCTGGAATGCAATCAAGCCGCTATCTAAGAAAAAAGAATATCCTAAAAAATCATGGCTATTAAATGAGGGCGACATTTCTAAACACCTGATCTTCATTGAAAGCGGCTGCGTTAGATCATGGTTTAACAGGGACGGTGATGATATTACATTCCAGTTTTTTTTTGAAGGCAGTTTTGTATCATCCTTTGAAAGTTTCAGAAAGAGCAAACCCAGCCTGTTTAACCTTGAGACCATTGAGCCATCCGTTTTGCACCGAATACACAAAGATGATCTTTCTGCCGCAGAAAAATCCCTTCCCCAATTAAAGGATACTGTCAATGAACTCTTATCAGACCGGCTGTATCATTATCAAAAGCTGTTTTTATCGAGAATAAAAAACAATCCGCAACGTCGTTATGAAGAACTGGTTAAAGAGAATCCTGGAATCTTCAAACGAGTGCCGCATCATTACATTGCCTCATATCTGGGTATTACCCCTGTCTCCTTGAGCCGGATTCGAAATAAATCCAAACCTTAA